In a single window of the Manis pentadactyla isolate mManPen7 chromosome 15 unlocalized genomic scaffold, mManPen7.hap1 SUPER_15_unloc_1, whole genome shotgun sequence genome:
- the UBE2M gene encoding NEDD8-conjugating enzyme Ubc12, with product MIKLFSLKQQKKEEESAGGTKGSSKKASAAQLRIQKDINELNLPKTCDISFSDPDDLLNFKLVICPDEGFYKSGKFVFSFKVGQGYPHDPPKVKCETMVYHPNIDLEGNVCLNILREDWKPVLTINSIIYGLQYLFLEPNPEDPLNKEAAEVLQNNRRLFEQNVQRSMRGGYIGSTYFERCLK from the exons atGATCAAGCTGTTCTCGCTGAAGCAgcagaagaaggaggaggagtcGGCGGGCGGCACCAAGGGCAGCAGCAAGAAGGCGTCGGCTGCGCAACTGAGGATCCAGAAGG ACATAAACGAGCTGAACCTGCCCAAGACGTGTGACATCAGCTTCTCAGATCCAGACGatctcctcaacttcaagctggTTATCTGTCCTGATGAG GGCTTCTACAAGAGTGGGAAGTTTgtattcagttttaag GTGGGCCAGGGTTACCCGCATGACCCCCCCAAGGTGAAGTGTGAGACGATGGTCTATCACCCCAACATTGACCTCGAGGGCAACGTCTGCCTCAACATCCTCAG AGAGGACTGGAAGCCAGTCCTTACGATAAACTCCATAATTTATGGTCTGCAGTATCTCTTCTTG GAGCCCAACCCTGAAGACCCACTCAACAAGGAAGCTGCCGAGGTCCTTCAGAACAACCGGCGGCTGTTTGAGCAGAATGTGCAGCGCTCCATGCGGGGTGGCTATATCGGCTCCACCTACTTCGAGCGCTGCCTGAAATAG
- the TRIM28 gene encoding transcription intermediary factor 1-beta isoform X1, giving the protein MAASAAATSAAAAAAAASGSPGPGEGSAGGEKRAAASSAAASASATASASSPAGGGGEALELLEHCGVCRERLRPEREPRLLPCLHSACSACLGPTAPASANSSGDGGTAGDGAVVDCPVCKQQCFSKDIVENYFMRDSGSKAATDSQDANQQCCTSCEDNAPATSYCVECSEPLCETCVEAHQRVKYTKDHTVRSTGPAKSRDGERTVYCNVHKHEPLVLFCESCDTLTCRDCQLNAHKDHQYQFLEDAVRNQRKLLASLVKRLGDKHATLQKNTKEVRSSIRQVSDVQKRVQVDVKMAILQIMKELNKRGRVLVNDAQKVTEGQQERLERQHWTMTKIQKHQEHILRFASWALESDNNTALLLSKKLIYFQLHRALKMIVDPVEPHGEMKFQWDLNAWTKSAEAFGKIVAERPGTNSTGPTPMAPPRAPGPLSKQGPGSSQPMDVQEGYGFGSDDLYSIVEPHVSGVKRSRSGEGEVSGLMRKVPRVSLERLDLDLTADSQPPVFKVFPGSTTEDYNLIVIERGAAAAAAGQPGTAPPVAPGAPPLPGMAIVKEEETEAAIGAPPAATEGPETKPVLMALAEGPSAEGPRMASPSGSTSSGLEVVAPEGTSAPAGGPGALDDSATICRVCQKPGDLVMCNQCEFCFHLDCHLPALQDVPGEEWSCSLCHVLPDLKEEDSSLSLDGGNSTGVVAKLSPANQQKCERVLLALFCHEPCRPLHQLATDSTFSLDQPGGTLDLTLIRARLQEKLSPPYSSPQEFAQDVGRMFKQFNKLTEDKADVQSIIGLQRFFETRMNEAFGDTKFSAVLVEPPPLSLPGAGPSAQELSSGSGDGP; this is encoded by the exons ATGGCGGCCTCGGCGGCGGCGacctcggcggcggcggcggcggcggccgcctCCGGCAGCCCGGGCCCGGGCGAGGGCTCGGCGGGCGGCGAAAAGCGCGCTGCCGCCTCTTCGGCCGCGGCCTCGGCTTCGGCCACTGCTTCGGCGTCGTCGCCCGCTGGGGGTGGCGGCGAGGCGTTGGAGTTGCTGGAGCACTGCGGCGTGTGCCGGGAGCGTCTGCGGCCCGAGAGAGAGCCGCGCTTGCTGCCTTGCCTGCACTCGGCCTGCAGCGCTTGCCTCGGGCCCACGGCGCCCGCCTCCGCCAACAGCTCAGGGGATGGCGGTACTGCGGGTGACGGCGCCG TGGTGGACTGTCCTGTGTGCAAGCAGCAGTGCTTCTCCAAAGACATTGTGGAGAATTACTTCATGCGCGACAGTGGCAGTAAGGCTGCCACTGACTCCCAGGATGCAAATCAG CAGTGCTGCACTAGCTGTGAGGATAATGCCCCAGCCACCAGCTACTGTGTGGAGTGTTCTGAGCCACTGTGTGAGACTTGTGTGGAGGCACACCAGCGAGTGAAGTACACCAAGGACCACACTGTGCGCTCCACTG GGCCTGCCAAGTCAAGGGATGGTGAGCGAACAGTGTACTGCAACGTGCACAAGCACGAGCCCCTCGTGCTGTTCTGTGAGAGCTGTGACACCCTCACTTGCCGGGACTGCCAGCTCAATGCCCACAAGGACCACCA ATACCAGTTCCTGGAAGATGCAGTGAGGAACCAGCGCAAGCTGTTGGCTTCACTGGTGAAACGCCTTGGGGATAAACACGCAACTTTGCAGAAGAACACCAAGGAGGTTCGCAGCTC GATCCGTCAAGTATCTGATGTACAGAAGCGTGTGCAGGTGGATGTTAAGATGGCCATCCTGCAGATCATGAAGGAACTGAACAAGCGGGGCCGTGTGCTGGTCAACGATGCCCAG AAGGTGACTGAGGGGCAGCAGGAGCGCCTGGAGCGACAGCACTGGACCATGACTAAGATCCAGAAGCACCAGGAACACATCCTGCGCTTTGCCTCATGGGCCCTGGAAAGTGACAATAACACAGCTTTGCTGCTCTCCAAGAAACTG ATCTATTTCCAGCTGCACCGGGCCCTTAAGATGATAGTGGACCCTGTGGAGCCACATGGTGAGATGAAGTTCCAGTGGGATCTCAATGCTTGGACCAAGAGTGCAGAGGCCTTTG GCAAGATCGTGGCGGAGCGTCCTGGCACCAACTCGACAGGTCCTACGCCCATGGCCCCTCCGCGGGCCCCAGGGCCCTTGAGCAAGCAGGGCCCTGGCAGCAGCCAG CCCATGGATGTGCAGGAAGGCTATGGCTTTGGGTCAG ATGACCTTTATTCCATTGTGGAGCCCCATGTGTCAGGTGTGAAGCG GTCCCGCTCAGGTGAAGGTGAAGTGAGCGGCCTCATGCGCAAGGTACCACGGGTAAGCCTTGAGCGCTTGGATCTGGACCTTACAGCGGACAGCCAACCACCAGTTTTCAAGGTCTTCCCAGGCAGCACCACTGAGGATTACAACCTCATCGTCATTGAGCGTGGTGCggcagctgctgctgctgggcaGCCTGGGACTGCACCCCCCGTGGCCCCTGGTGCCCCACCCCTTCCCGGCATGGCCATCGTCAAG gaggaagagacagaggctGCCATTGGAGCCCCACCTGCTGCCACAGAGGGTCCCGAGACCAAGCCTGTGCTGATGGCCCTGGCGGAGGGCCCCAGTGCTGAGGGCCCCCGCATGGCCTCACCCAGCGGCAGCACCAGCTCAGGCCTAGAAGTGGTGGCTCCAGAGGGTACCTCAGCCCCAGCTGGTGGCCCAGGTGCCCTGGATGACAGTGCCACCATCTGCCGTgtctgccagaagccaggcgacCTGGTCATGTGTAACCAGTGCGAGTTCTGCTTCCACCTGGACTGCCACCTGCCTGCCCTGCAGGATGTGCCAGG GGAGGAGTGGAGTTGTTCGCTCTGCCATGTGCTACCTGACTTGAAGGAGGAAGATAGCAGCCTGAGCCTGGATGGTGGCAACAGCACTGGTGTGGTGGCTAAACTCTCACCAGCTAACCAGCAG AAGTGTGAGCGTGTCTTGCTGGCCCTGTTTTGTCACGAGCCCTGCCGGCCCCTGCACCAGCTAGCTACTGACTCCACCTTCTCCTTG GATCAGCCTGGTGGCACCCTGGACCTGACCCTGATCCGTGCCCGCCTCCAGGAGAAGTTGTCACCCCCTTACAGCTCCCCCCAGGAGTTTGCCCAGGATGTGGGCCGCATGTTCAAGCAGTTCAACAAGCTGACAGAG GACAAGGCAGATGTACAGTCCATCATCGGCCTGCAGCGCTTCTTTGAGACTCGCATGAATGAAGCCTTTGGTGATACCAAGTTCTCTGCTGTGCTGGTGGAACCCCCACCGCTGAGCTTGCCTGGTGCAGGCCCAAGTGCCCAGGAGCTGTCCAGTGGCTCTGGTGATGGCCCCTGA
- the TRIM28 gene encoding transcription intermediary factor 1-beta isoform X2, whose amino-acid sequence MAASAAATSAAAAAAAASGSPGPGEGSAGGEKRAAASSAAASASATASASSPAGGGGEALELLEHCGVCRERLRPEREPRLLPCLHSACSACLGPTAPASANSSGDGGTAGDGAVVDCPVCKQQCFSKDIVENYFMRDSGSKAATDSQDANQCCTSCEDNAPATSYCVECSEPLCETCVEAHQRVKYTKDHTVRSTGPAKSRDGERTVYCNVHKHEPLVLFCESCDTLTCRDCQLNAHKDHQYQFLEDAVRNQRKLLASLVKRLGDKHATLQKNTKEVRSSIRQVSDVQKRVQVDVKMAILQIMKELNKRGRVLVNDAQKVTEGQQERLERQHWTMTKIQKHQEHILRFASWALESDNNTALLLSKKLIYFQLHRALKMIVDPVEPHGEMKFQWDLNAWTKSAEAFGKIVAERPGTNSTGPTPMAPPRAPGPLSKQGPGSSQPMDVQEGYGFGSDDLYSIVEPHVSGVKRSRSGEGEVSGLMRKVPRVSLERLDLDLTADSQPPVFKVFPGSTTEDYNLIVIERGAAAAAAGQPGTAPPVAPGAPPLPGMAIVKEEETEAAIGAPPAATEGPETKPVLMALAEGPSAEGPRMASPSGSTSSGLEVVAPEGTSAPAGGPGALDDSATICRVCQKPGDLVMCNQCEFCFHLDCHLPALQDVPGEEWSCSLCHVLPDLKEEDSSLSLDGGNSTGVVAKLSPANQQKCERVLLALFCHEPCRPLHQLATDSTFSLDQPGGTLDLTLIRARLQEKLSPPYSSPQEFAQDVGRMFKQFNKLTEDKADVQSIIGLQRFFETRMNEAFGDTKFSAVLVEPPPLSLPGAGPSAQELSSGSGDGP is encoded by the exons ATGGCGGCCTCGGCGGCGGCGacctcggcggcggcggcggcggcggccgcctCCGGCAGCCCGGGCCCGGGCGAGGGCTCGGCGGGCGGCGAAAAGCGCGCTGCCGCCTCTTCGGCCGCGGCCTCGGCTTCGGCCACTGCTTCGGCGTCGTCGCCCGCTGGGGGTGGCGGCGAGGCGTTGGAGTTGCTGGAGCACTGCGGCGTGTGCCGGGAGCGTCTGCGGCCCGAGAGAGAGCCGCGCTTGCTGCCTTGCCTGCACTCGGCCTGCAGCGCTTGCCTCGGGCCCACGGCGCCCGCCTCCGCCAACAGCTCAGGGGATGGCGGTACTGCGGGTGACGGCGCCG TGGTGGACTGTCCTGTGTGCAAGCAGCAGTGCTTCTCCAAAGACATTGTGGAGAATTACTTCATGCGCGACAGTGGCAGTAAGGCTGCCACTGACTCCCAGGATGCAAATCAG TGCTGCACTAGCTGTGAGGATAATGCCCCAGCCACCAGCTACTGTGTGGAGTGTTCTGAGCCACTGTGTGAGACTTGTGTGGAGGCACACCAGCGAGTGAAGTACACCAAGGACCACACTGTGCGCTCCACTG GGCCTGCCAAGTCAAGGGATGGTGAGCGAACAGTGTACTGCAACGTGCACAAGCACGAGCCCCTCGTGCTGTTCTGTGAGAGCTGTGACACCCTCACTTGCCGGGACTGCCAGCTCAATGCCCACAAGGACCACCA ATACCAGTTCCTGGAAGATGCAGTGAGGAACCAGCGCAAGCTGTTGGCTTCACTGGTGAAACGCCTTGGGGATAAACACGCAACTTTGCAGAAGAACACCAAGGAGGTTCGCAGCTC GATCCGTCAAGTATCTGATGTACAGAAGCGTGTGCAGGTGGATGTTAAGATGGCCATCCTGCAGATCATGAAGGAACTGAACAAGCGGGGCCGTGTGCTGGTCAACGATGCCCAG AAGGTGACTGAGGGGCAGCAGGAGCGCCTGGAGCGACAGCACTGGACCATGACTAAGATCCAGAAGCACCAGGAACACATCCTGCGCTTTGCCTCATGGGCCCTGGAAAGTGACAATAACACAGCTTTGCTGCTCTCCAAGAAACTG ATCTATTTCCAGCTGCACCGGGCCCTTAAGATGATAGTGGACCCTGTGGAGCCACATGGTGAGATGAAGTTCCAGTGGGATCTCAATGCTTGGACCAAGAGTGCAGAGGCCTTTG GCAAGATCGTGGCGGAGCGTCCTGGCACCAACTCGACAGGTCCTACGCCCATGGCCCCTCCGCGGGCCCCAGGGCCCTTGAGCAAGCAGGGCCCTGGCAGCAGCCAG CCCATGGATGTGCAGGAAGGCTATGGCTTTGGGTCAG ATGACCTTTATTCCATTGTGGAGCCCCATGTGTCAGGTGTGAAGCG GTCCCGCTCAGGTGAAGGTGAAGTGAGCGGCCTCATGCGCAAGGTACCACGGGTAAGCCTTGAGCGCTTGGATCTGGACCTTACAGCGGACAGCCAACCACCAGTTTTCAAGGTCTTCCCAGGCAGCACCACTGAGGATTACAACCTCATCGTCATTGAGCGTGGTGCggcagctgctgctgctgggcaGCCTGGGACTGCACCCCCCGTGGCCCCTGGTGCCCCACCCCTTCCCGGCATGGCCATCGTCAAG gaggaagagacagaggctGCCATTGGAGCCCCACCTGCTGCCACAGAGGGTCCCGAGACCAAGCCTGTGCTGATGGCCCTGGCGGAGGGCCCCAGTGCTGAGGGCCCCCGCATGGCCTCACCCAGCGGCAGCACCAGCTCAGGCCTAGAAGTGGTGGCTCCAGAGGGTACCTCAGCCCCAGCTGGTGGCCCAGGTGCCCTGGATGACAGTGCCACCATCTGCCGTgtctgccagaagccaggcgacCTGGTCATGTGTAACCAGTGCGAGTTCTGCTTCCACCTGGACTGCCACCTGCCTGCCCTGCAGGATGTGCCAGG GGAGGAGTGGAGTTGTTCGCTCTGCCATGTGCTACCTGACTTGAAGGAGGAAGATAGCAGCCTGAGCCTGGATGGTGGCAACAGCACTGGTGTGGTGGCTAAACTCTCACCAGCTAACCAGCAG AAGTGTGAGCGTGTCTTGCTGGCCCTGTTTTGTCACGAGCCCTGCCGGCCCCTGCACCAGCTAGCTACTGACTCCACCTTCTCCTTG GATCAGCCTGGTGGCACCCTGGACCTGACCCTGATCCGTGCCCGCCTCCAGGAGAAGTTGTCACCCCCTTACAGCTCCCCCCAGGAGTTTGCCCAGGATGTGGGCCGCATGTTCAAGCAGTTCAACAAGCTGACAGAG GACAAGGCAGATGTACAGTCCATCATCGGCCTGCAGCGCTTCTTTGAGACTCGCATGAATGAAGCCTTTGGTGATACCAAGTTCTCTGCTGTGCTGGTGGAACCCCCACCGCTGAGCTTGCCTGGTGCAGGCCCAAGTGCCCAGGAGCTGTCCAGTGGCTCTGGTGATGGCCCCTGA
- the CHMP2A gene encoding charged multivesicular body protein 2a, producing the protein MDLLFGRRKTPEELLRQNQRALNRAMRELDRERQKLETQEKKIIADIKKMAKQGQMDAVRIMAKDLVRTRRYVRKFVLMRANIQAVSLKIQTLKSNNSMAQAMKGVTKAMGTMNRQLKLPQIQKIMMEFERQAEIMDMKEEMMNDAIDDAMGDEDDEEESDAVVSQVLDELGLSLTDELSNLPSTGGSLSVAAGGKKAEAAASALVDADADLEERLKNLRRD; encoded by the exons ATGGACCTGTTGTTTGGGCGCCGTAAGACACCAGAGGAGCTGCTGCGGCAGAATCAGCGGGCCCTGAACCGTGCCATGCGAGAGCTGGACCGTGAGCGACagaagctggagacccaggagaagAAAATCATTGCAGACATCAAGAAGATGGCCAAGCAGGGCCAGATG GATGCCGTGCGCATCATGGCAAAGGACCTGGTGCGCACAAGGAGGTATGTGCGCAAGTTTGTGTTGATGCGGGCCAACATCCAGGCTGTGTCCCTCAAGATCCAGACACTCAAGTCTAACAACTCAATGGCGCAAGCTATGAAGGGCGTCACCAAGGCCATGGGCACCATGAACAGACAG CTGAAGTTGCCCCAGATCCAGAAGATCATGATGGAGTTTGAGCGGCAGGCTGAGATCATGGACATGAAGGAGGAGATGATGAACGATGCCATTGATGATGCCATGGGTGATGAGGACGATGAAGAGGAGAG TGATGCTGTTGTGTCTCAGGTCCTAGATGAGCTGGGACTGAGCCTGACAGATGAGCTGTCAA ACCTTCCCTCCACCGGAGGCTCACTCAGTGTGGCTGCTGGTGGGAAGAAAGCGGAAGCTGCAGCCTCTGCCCTGGTCGATGCTGATGCAGACCTGGAGGAGCGGCTCAAGAACCTGCGGAGGGACTGA
- the ZBTB45 gene encoding zinc finger and BTB domain-containing protein 45 isoform X2, translating into MAAAEAVHHIHLQNFSRSLLETLNGQRLGGHFCDVTVRIREASLRAHRCVLAAGSPFFQDKLLLGHSEIRVPPVVPAQTVRQLVEFLYSGSLVVAQGEALQVLTAASVLRIQTVIDECTQIIARTRAPAPAPAPGAPVPMPTPVPPPLAPAQLRHRLRHLLAARPPGHPGASHCRKQCRPARLQLPAPPALAKAERPSTNPALPAAPDDGGGDNDEETDEETDGEDGEGRGLGEGQAPPPFPDCAAGLLTAAADSAHEEPPAPAGLADYGGAERDLLCGALAAEDVFPESYVSSWQDEDCATADACTSETPVPADCALPGPHPSGAAKTLGPSSVGPFPFHLGVPGLPGQPPPASSGPASAPPPAFHPAPDTAPRAPLVEATAAPASAPSATPARGPGADPPAYECSHCRKTFSSRKNYTKHMFIHSGEKPHQCAVCWRSFSLRDYLLKHMVTHTGVRAFQCAVCAKRFTQKSSLNVHMRTHRPERAPCPACGKVFSHRALLDRHLAVHPAP; encoded by the exons ATGGCAGCTGCGGAGGCGGTACACCATATCCATCTGCAGAACTTCTCCCGCTCACTGCTCGAAACCCTCAATGGTCAGCGGCTGGGCGGTCACTTCTGCGACGTGACTGTGCGCATCCGAGAGGCTTCGCTGCGAGCACACCGCTGCGTGTTGGCTGCCGGCTCACCCTTCTTCCAAGACAAGCTGCTGCTCGGCCACTCCGAGATCCGCGTGCCGCCGGTGGTGCCCGCGCAGACCGTGCGCCAGCTCGTCGAGTTCCTTTACAGCGGCTCACTCGTAGTGGCACAGGGCGAAGCTCTGCAGGTGCTCACGGCCGCATCCGTGCTGCGCATCCAGACGGTCATAGATGAGTGCACGCAGATCATCGCCCGTACCCGCGCCCCGGCCCCAGCCCCCGCCCCGGGTGCTCCTGTGCCCATGCCCACTCCTGTGCCCCCGCCACTGGCACCTGCGCAGCTGCGCCACCGGCTGCGCCATTTGCTAGCCGCACGTCCCCCCGGCCACCCCGGTGCCTCTCACTGCCGCAAGCAGTGCCGGCCCGCGCGCCTGCAGCTGCCCGCTCCCCCCGCGCTCGCCAAGGCGGAGCGGCCGAGCACCAACCCGGCGTTGCCTGCGGCCCCAGATGACGGCGGTGGCGATAATGATGAGGAGACCGACGAGGAGACCGATGGCGAGGATGGGGAAGGCAGAGGTCTGGGCGAAGGCCAGGCGCCACCTCCCTTCCCAGACTGCGCGGCTGGCCTCCTCACCGCCGCTGCTGACAGCGCGCACGAGGAGCCGCCTGCTCCTGCCGGCCTGGCTGACTACGGCGGCGCCGAGAGGGACTTGCTTTGCGGGGCTTTGGCGGCCGAGGATGTGTTCCCCGAAAGTTACGTTTCCTCTTGGCAAGATGAAGACTGTGCCACCGCTGATGCCTGTACCTCAGAGACCCCAGTCCCAGCCGACTGTGCCCTGCCTGGACCCCACCCATCTGGTGCCGCGAAGACCCTGGGGCCCTCCTCCGTTGGGCCTTTTCCCTTTCATCTTGGCGTCCCCGGGCTGCCTGGGCAGCCCCCTCCCGCGTCCTCCGGGCCGGCTTCTGCGCCCCCGCCCGCCTTCCACCCCGCGCCGGACACGGCCCCCAGGGCACCCCTGGTGGAGGCCACAGCTGCTCCCGCCTCGGCCCCCTCTGCCACCCCTGCTCGGGGCCCGGGTGCTGATCCACCTGCCTATGAGTGCAGTCACTGCCGCAAGACGTTCAGCTCACGGAAAAACTACACCAAGCACATGTTCATCCACTCCG GGGAGAAGCCCCACCAGTGCGCCGTGTGCTGGCGATCTTTCTCGCTGCGCGATTACCTGCTCAAGCATATGGTCACGCACACGGGCGTGCGCGCCTTCCAGTGCGCTGTCTGCGCCAAGCGCTTCACCCAGAAGAGCTCGCTCAACGTGCACATGCGCACGCACCGACCCGAGCGCGCGCCGTGCCCCGCCTGCGGCAAAGTCTTCTCTCACCGTGCGCTGCTCGACCGCCACCTGGCCGTGCACCCTGCCCCCTGA
- the ZBTB45 gene encoding zinc finger and BTB domain-containing protein 45 isoform X1 produces the protein MPRFEMAAAEAVHHIHLQNFSRSLLETLNGQRLGGHFCDVTVRIREASLRAHRCVLAAGSPFFQDKLLLGHSEIRVPPVVPAQTVRQLVEFLYSGSLVVAQGEALQVLTAASVLRIQTVIDECTQIIARTRAPAPAPAPGAPVPMPTPVPPPLAPAQLRHRLRHLLAARPPGHPGASHCRKQCRPARLQLPAPPALAKAERPSTNPALPAAPDDGGGDNDEETDEETDGEDGEGRGLGEGQAPPPFPDCAAGLLTAAADSAHEEPPAPAGLADYGGAERDLLCGALAAEDVFPESYVSSWQDEDCATADACTSETPVPADCALPGPHPSGAAKTLGPSSVGPFPFHLGVPGLPGQPPPASSGPASAPPPAFHPAPDTAPRAPLVEATAAPASAPSATPARGPGADPPAYECSHCRKTFSSRKNYTKHMFIHSGEKPHQCAVCWRSFSLRDYLLKHMVTHTGVRAFQCAVCAKRFTQKSSLNVHMRTHRPERAPCPACGKVFSHRALLDRHLAVHPAP, from the exons ATGCCGCGGTTTGAG ATGGCAGCTGCGGAGGCGGTACACCATATCCATCTGCAGAACTTCTCCCGCTCACTGCTCGAAACCCTCAATGGTCAGCGGCTGGGCGGTCACTTCTGCGACGTGACTGTGCGCATCCGAGAGGCTTCGCTGCGAGCACACCGCTGCGTGTTGGCTGCCGGCTCACCCTTCTTCCAAGACAAGCTGCTGCTCGGCCACTCCGAGATCCGCGTGCCGCCGGTGGTGCCCGCGCAGACCGTGCGCCAGCTCGTCGAGTTCCTTTACAGCGGCTCACTCGTAGTGGCACAGGGCGAAGCTCTGCAGGTGCTCACGGCCGCATCCGTGCTGCGCATCCAGACGGTCATAGATGAGTGCACGCAGATCATCGCCCGTACCCGCGCCCCGGCCCCAGCCCCCGCCCCGGGTGCTCCTGTGCCCATGCCCACTCCTGTGCCCCCGCCACTGGCACCTGCGCAGCTGCGCCACCGGCTGCGCCATTTGCTAGCCGCACGTCCCCCCGGCCACCCCGGTGCCTCTCACTGCCGCAAGCAGTGCCGGCCCGCGCGCCTGCAGCTGCCCGCTCCCCCCGCGCTCGCCAAGGCGGAGCGGCCGAGCACCAACCCGGCGTTGCCTGCGGCCCCAGATGACGGCGGTGGCGATAATGATGAGGAGACCGACGAGGAGACCGATGGCGAGGATGGGGAAGGCAGAGGTCTGGGCGAAGGCCAGGCGCCACCTCCCTTCCCAGACTGCGCGGCTGGCCTCCTCACCGCCGCTGCTGACAGCGCGCACGAGGAGCCGCCTGCTCCTGCCGGCCTGGCTGACTACGGCGGCGCCGAGAGGGACTTGCTTTGCGGGGCTTTGGCGGCCGAGGATGTGTTCCCCGAAAGTTACGTTTCCTCTTGGCAAGATGAAGACTGTGCCACCGCTGATGCCTGTACCTCAGAGACCCCAGTCCCAGCCGACTGTGCCCTGCCTGGACCCCACCCATCTGGTGCCGCGAAGACCCTGGGGCCCTCCTCCGTTGGGCCTTTTCCCTTTCATCTTGGCGTCCCCGGGCTGCCTGGGCAGCCCCCTCCCGCGTCCTCCGGGCCGGCTTCTGCGCCCCCGCCCGCCTTCCACCCCGCGCCGGACACGGCCCCCAGGGCACCCCTGGTGGAGGCCACAGCTGCTCCCGCCTCGGCCCCCTCTGCCACCCCTGCTCGGGGCCCGGGTGCTGATCCACCTGCCTATGAGTGCAGTCACTGCCGCAAGACGTTCAGCTCACGGAAAAACTACACCAAGCACATGTTCATCCACTCCG GGGAGAAGCCCCACCAGTGCGCCGTGTGCTGGCGATCTTTCTCGCTGCGCGATTACCTGCTCAAGCATATGGTCACGCACACGGGCGTGCGCGCCTTCCAGTGCGCTGTCTGCGCCAAGCGCTTCACCCAGAAGAGCTCGCTCAACGTGCACATGCGCACGCACCGACCCGAGCGCGCGCCGTGCCCCGCCTGCGGCAAAGTCTTCTCTCACCGTGCGCTGCTCGACCGCCACCTGGCCGTGCACCCTGCCCCCTGA